In Chloroflexaceae bacterium, the following proteins share a genomic window:
- a CDS encoding TIGR00725 family protein, producing MPRAPRAPVIAVCGSGVENERLNTLAEVVGELIARRGAVLVCGGLGGVMAAACRGAARAGGLTVGILPQADPDAANPYVTLAIATGMGQARNVVLVQSADAVIAIGGEYGTLSEIALARKMGRPVVGLMTWDLGASHLHTVAGPEEAVEHALRLAAEARDARRRPGSPSLAHES from the coding sequence ATGCCCCGCGCGCCTCGCGCGCCAGTGATCGCCGTGTGCGGCAGTGGTGTCGAGAACGAGCGTCTGAACACCCTGGCCGAAGTTGTTGGCGAACTGATCGCCCGGCGCGGCGCAGTGCTGGTGTGCGGGGGCCTTGGCGGCGTTATGGCCGCGGCATGCCGCGGTGCAGCGCGCGCGGGCGGCCTGACCGTTGGCATACTGCCCCAGGCTGACCCGGACGCGGCCAATCCCTATGTCACTCTCGCCATCGCCACGGGCATGGGCCAGGCGCGCAATGTGGTGCTGGTGCAGAGCGCCGACGCGGTCATCGCGATTGGCGGCGAGTACGGCACCCTGAGCGAAATTGCTCTGGCACGCAAGATGGGCCGGCCCGTGGTAGGGTTGATGACATGGGATCTCGGCGCGTCGCATCTGCACACAGTCGCCGGCCCCGAGGAGGCCGTTGAACACGCGCTGCGCCTGGCAGCCGAGGCGCGTGATGCCAGGCGTCGGCCCGGCAGCCCGTCACTCGCTCACGAGTCGTGA
- a CDS encoding polysaccharide biosynthesis protein gives MISAIRNRYLLGADLLLLPLAAYSSFVLRLEQLDLGQFVAGFFLFVALVAPLTILLFWLSGSYARYWRYASSQEFLTLYAALTIATLLIGALLSFQRAISGTALVPFSIPFLFVVLAAGLITLPRLSIGLFYNLRSRRASASGVPQRVLIMGAGGAGAHLARQLRDHPEFGLQVIGFLDDDPLKHHMHIHGVPVLGSHQAIPEIARATGASAVIIAISGLPGRKVRAIVSLCESVGLRTKIIPGLHDLLDSRVSFTQIRDVQIEDLLRREPIATDTTAVRQLLHGRRVLVTGGGGSIGSELCRQILACNPAELVVLGHGENSVFEIHHELLRRVAALPADGPRPRIHPVIADIREPDRLDEVFAAHRPEVVFHAAAHKHVPLMECNIREAFSNNVFGTRNVLNAAERYEVDRLVMISTDKAVNPTSIMGVSKRVAELLVHQTAKRCRRPYVAVRFGNVLGSRGSVLHTFKKQIAAGGPVTVTHPEMRRFFMTIPEAVQLVLQAAVLGRGGEVFTLDMGEPIKIVDLARDMIELSGLQVGEDIEIVFTGLRPGEKLYEELFVPGEEYRRTSHAKIFIAANASSLVPQNLDALVNALERATLRGDRSAMLAAVQELVPNHCLEQAIPPVQPVAATHPLIARAVGD, from the coding sequence ATGATTTCAGCTATCCGAAATCGGTACCTGCTTGGCGCTGATCTGCTGCTGTTGCCCCTCGCCGCGTATTCCAGCTTCGTGCTGCGCCTTGAACAGCTTGATCTCGGCCAGTTTGTTGCCGGTTTCTTTCTCTTTGTTGCTCTGGTGGCGCCCCTCACGATACTGCTCTTCTGGCTCTCGGGCAGCTACGCGCGTTACTGGCGCTACGCCTCGTCACAAGAGTTCCTCACCCTTTACGCTGCGCTGACCATCGCCACCCTCCTGATCGGCGCGCTCCTATCCTTTCAGCGCGCTATCAGCGGGACCGCGCTGGTGCCCTTCTCCATCCCGTTCTTATTCGTAGTGCTTGCTGCTGGCCTGATAACGCTGCCGCGCCTCTCAATCGGATTGTTCTACAATCTCCGGAGCCGTCGCGCTTCTGCTTCGGGCGTGCCGCAACGCGTGTTAATCATGGGCGCAGGGGGCGCCGGCGCGCACCTCGCGCGCCAACTGCGCGATCATCCCGAGTTTGGTTTGCAGGTGATCGGGTTTCTGGACGACGATCCTCTCAAGCACCATATGCACATTCACGGCGTGCCGGTGCTCGGCTCGCATCAGGCCATCCCTGAGATTGCCCGGGCGACGGGGGCCAGCGCCGTGATTATCGCCATCTCCGGTCTTCCGGGGCGCAAGGTGCGCGCTATCGTTTCCCTCTGTGAAAGCGTCGGCCTGCGCACCAAGATCATCCCCGGCCTCCACGACCTGCTCGACTCGCGGGTCAGCTTCACCCAGATCCGCGATGTGCAGATTGAGGACCTGCTGCGTCGCGAACCAATCGCCACTGATACCACTGCCGTGCGCCAGTTGCTCCACGGGCGCCGGGTGCTGGTCACCGGCGGCGGCGGCTCTATTGGCAGCGAACTCTGCCGCCAGATTCTCGCCTGTAACCCGGCGGAACTGGTGGTTCTCGGTCATGGCGAGAACAGCGTCTTCGAAATCCATCACGAGTTGCTGCGCCGGGTCGCCGCGCTGCCGGCTGATGGCCCCCGGCCCCGCATCCACCCGGTCATTGCCGATATTCGCGAGCCGGATCGCCTCGATGAGGTCTTCGCCGCCCATCGTCCCGAGGTCGTCTTTCACGCAGCGGCCCACAAGCACGTTCCCTTGATGGAGTGCAATATCCGTGAGGCCTTCAGCAACAACGTCTTCGGCACCCGTAACGTCCTGAACGCCGCGGAACGTTACGAGGTCGACCGGCTGGTGATGATTTCTACCGACAAGGCCGTCAATCCCACCAGCATTATGGGCGTCAGCAAGCGGGTGGCGGAGTTGCTCGTTCACCAGACGGCAAAACGCTGCCGGCGACCCTACGTTGCCGTGCGTTTTGGCAATGTCCTCGGCAGTCGCGGCTCGGTGTTGCATACCTTCAAGAAGCAGATCGCTGCAGGCGGACCCGTCACCGTCACCCACCCAGAGATGCGGCGCTTCTTTATGACCATCCCCGAAGCGGTGCAACTGGTGCTGCAGGCGGCTGTGCTTGGCCGGGGCGGGGAAGTCTTCACGCTGGATATGGGCGAGCCAATCAAGATTGTTGACCTGGCCCGCGACATGATCGAGCTTTCCGGTCTTCAGGTGGGCGAGGATATCGAGATCGTGTTTACCGGCCTGCGTCCTGGTGAGAAGCTCTACGAAGAACTGTTTGTGCCTGGCGAAGAGTATCGGCGTACCAGCCACGCCAAGATCTTTATCGCCGCCAATGCCAGCAGCCTGGTGCCGCAGAACCTCGACGCGCTGGTGAACGCCCTGGAGCGAGCCACCCTGCGCGGCGACCGTTCGGCGATGCTGGCCGCGGTACAGGAACTGGTGCCCAATCACTGTCTGGAGCAGGCCATCCCTCCCGTGCAGCCCGTGGCCGCCACCCATCCTCTTATCGCTCGCGCTGTTGGCGACTGA
- a CDS encoding DNA adenine methylase yields MPARPFLKWAGGKGQLLPELTLRLPAQFQRYHEPFVGGGALFFHLWNSGRLRHSAVLSDSNPELIACYEAVRDEVEDLIELLLKLRPHFSDREFFYEIRGWDRRPDFQQRPRVERAARTIFLNRTCYNGLYRLNNRGQFNAPFGDYRNPLIVDPDNMREASRALQHVDLFVSDFSAVLQRAQPGDFVYFDPPYVPLSTTASFTAYTHEGFSEAEQRRLADVFLALAARGCFVMLSNSYTELACSLYAGQPVHHAVPASRKINCDGRKRGAVAELIVCSYEPAAMASSV; encoded by the coding sequence GTGCCTGCGCGTCCATTCTTGAAGTGGGCTGGCGGAAAGGGCCAGCTCTTACCGGAGTTGACCCTGCGTTTGCCCGCGCAGTTCCAGCGCTACCATGAACCGTTTGTCGGCGGCGGGGCGCTCTTCTTTCACCTGTGGAACAGTGGCCGGCTGCGCCATTCGGCGGTGCTGAGCGACTCCAACCCCGAGTTGATCGCCTGTTACGAGGCCGTGCGCGACGAGGTTGAAGATCTGATCGAGCTTTTGCTCAAGTTGCGCCCTCATTTTAGTGATCGAGAGTTCTTTTACGAGATCCGCGGATGGGACCGGCGCCCTGACTTCCAGCAGCGGCCGCGCGTAGAGCGGGCCGCGCGCACGATTTTCCTGAACCGCACCTGTTATAATGGATTGTACCGGCTTAACAACCGCGGCCAGTTCAATGCCCCCTTTGGCGATTACCGCAACCCGCTGATTGTCGATCCCGACAATATGCGTGAAGCAAGTCGCGCCCTGCAGCATGTAGATCTCTTCGTAAGCGACTTCAGCGCCGTGCTGCAGCGCGCTCAGCCAGGCGACTTTGTCTACTTTGATCCGCCCTACGTTCCCCTCAGCACCACCGCCTCCTTCACCGCCTACACCCACGAAGGCTTTTCTGAAGCCGAGCAGCGTCGCCTGGCCGACGTGTTTCTCGCTCTGGCCGCACGGGGTTGCTTCGTCATGCTGAGCAATTCTTATACCGAGCTTGCCTGTTCCCTCTACGCCGGGCAGCCCGTTCATCACGCTGTTCCAGCCAGCCGGAAGATCAACTGCGATGGGCGGAAGCGCGGGGCCGTTGCTGAACTGATTGTTTGCAGCTACGAACCGGCCGCAATGGCCTCGTCGGTGTAG
- the purN gene encoding phosphoribosylglycinamide formyltransferase, protein MYRVAVLLSGSGSNLQALLDAEAAGALEAEVVLVVSDRADAFGLQRALARRVAAAYVPLPATPRGADRAAVRTAWERRLADVVAAFAPDLVVLAGFMRILSPAFLDRFPNRVINQHPALLPDDGGDTYVTSTGLVIPALRGAHVVAEALERGLPITGCTIHRVTPRVDDGPVLARAEVPVLPGDTPETLHERIKVEEHRLIVAVVRSLALEHVGLRQPM, encoded by the coding sequence ATGTATCGGGTTGCCGTGCTGCTGAGCGGCTCCGGCTCCAATCTCCAGGCATTGCTAGATGCCGAGGCCGCCGGGGCGCTTGAAGCCGAGGTAGTGCTTGTCGTCAGCGATCGCGCCGACGCCTTCGGCCTGCAGCGCGCCCTGGCCCGCCGGGTTGCCGCTGCGTACGTGCCGCTGCCCGCCACGCCCCGAGGCGCTGATCGCGCCGCCGTGCGCACGGCGTGGGAACGACGCCTCGCCGACGTGGTGGCGGCCTTCGCGCCTGACCTGGTGGTGCTTGCAGGTTTCATGCGCATTCTCTCCCCCGCCTTCCTGGATCGCTTTCCCAACCGGGTGATCAACCAGCACCCCGCCCTGCTCCCCGATGACGGCGGCGACACCTACGTGACCAGCACGGGGCTGGTCATCCCCGCGCTACGGGGCGCCCACGTAGTTGCCGAGGCCCTGGAACGGGGTCTGCCTATCACCGGCTGCACCATCCACCGCGTTACCCCGCGGGTGGACGACGGCCCGGTCCTGGCGCGCGCCGAGGTGCCGGTGCTGCCTGGCGACACCCCCGAAACGCTTCACGAACGCATCAAGGTCGAAGAACATCGCCTGATCGTCGCGGTGGTGCGCAGCCTGGCCCTGGAACACGTCGGTTTGCGACAACCGATGTAG